The following are encoded in a window of Microbacterium sp. LWO13-1.2 genomic DNA:
- a CDS encoding Lrp/AsnC family transcriptional regulator, translating to MTELDDTDHAILRMLQRDARASMTAIADAVHVSRAGAHARIKRLTDAGIITGYTVRTDPVLLGHHASAYVTLAIEQATWQDVRDRLQAIPEVEHMALVGGDFDVILLVRARDARDLRRIVLEDIQAIPSIRSTRTTLIFEDFSRN from the coding sequence ATGACTGAGCTTGATGACACCGATCACGCGATCCTGCGGATGCTGCAGCGCGACGCGCGTGCGTCGATGACGGCCATCGCCGACGCCGTGCATGTCTCACGTGCGGGGGCGCATGCGCGCATCAAGCGACTCACCGATGCCGGCATCATCACCGGGTACACGGTGCGCACCGATCCTGTGCTGCTCGGGCATCACGCCTCGGCGTACGTGACCCTCGCGATCGAGCAGGCGACGTGGCAGGACGTCCGCGATCGCCTGCAGGCGATCCCCGAGGTGGAGCACATGGCGCTCGTCGGCGGCGACTTCGATGTCATCCTGCTGGTGCGCGCCCGCGATGCCCGCGACCTCCGCCGGATCGTGCTGGAGGACATCCAGGCGATCCCCTCGATTCGCTCCACCCGCACCACGCTCATCTTCGAGGACTTCTCGAGGAACTGA
- the pdhA gene encoding pyruvate dehydrogenase (acetyl-transferring) E1 component subunit alpha, giving the protein MNDEALLPRDTPVQLIDPDGRPVEDAQYSVSSTDVLLHAYRGLVEARRINDQCTALVRQGRLAVYPSSHGQEACQVGASLLLGEHDWLFPTYRDSVAIIARGVEPADAMVLLKGDWHSGYDPRQYRVAPQATPLATQLLHAVGFAHAAKMRGEDTVVMALCGDGATSEGDFHEAMNFAAVFQVPVVFFVQNNEFAISVPLSRQTAAPSLAHKAIGYGMPGQRVDGNDTAAVLAVLGEAVSRARSGGGPSLVEAHTYRMQAHTNADDDTRYRERAEVQAWVARDPLVRLQTYLRAQGVLDEAAEDALAAGAEEIAAELRRVMNADADLDPEDLFRFVRAERSPQLDEQWNLLKGEIDRDQLTDAGGAR; this is encoded by the coding sequence ATGAACGACGAAGCCCTGCTCCCCCGGGACACCCCGGTGCAGCTCATCGATCCCGACGGCCGCCCCGTCGAGGATGCGCAGTACTCCGTGTCGAGCACGGACGTGCTGCTGCACGCCTACCGCGGACTCGTCGAGGCGCGGCGCATCAACGACCAGTGCACGGCGCTGGTACGACAGGGCCGTCTCGCGGTGTATCCGTCGTCGCACGGCCAGGAGGCCTGCCAGGTCGGTGCGTCCCTCCTGCTCGGCGAGCACGACTGGCTCTTCCCGACGTATCGGGACTCCGTCGCGATCATCGCCCGCGGGGTGGAGCCCGCCGACGCCATGGTGCTCCTCAAGGGAGACTGGCACTCCGGATACGACCCGCGGCAATATCGGGTCGCTCCGCAGGCGACTCCCCTCGCCACCCAGCTCCTGCATGCTGTCGGATTCGCGCACGCGGCGAAGATGCGCGGTGAGGACACGGTCGTCATGGCCCTGTGCGGCGACGGCGCCACGAGCGAAGGCGATTTCCACGAGGCGATGAACTTCGCTGCCGTCTTCCAGGTGCCGGTGGTGTTCTTCGTGCAGAACAACGAGTTCGCGATCTCGGTGCCGCTCTCGCGCCAGACCGCCGCGCCCTCGCTCGCGCACAAGGCGATCGGCTACGGGATGCCGGGACAACGCGTCGACGGCAACGACACGGCCGCCGTGCTCGCGGTGCTCGGCGAGGCGGTCTCCCGAGCGCGATCGGGCGGCGGGCCGTCGCTCGTCGAGGCGCACACCTATCGCATGCAGGCGCACACCAACGCCGACGACGACACCCGCTACCGGGAACGCGCGGAGGTCCAGGCGTGGGTCGCCCGCGATCCGCTGGTGCGGTTGCAGACATACCTGCGCGCGCAGGGAGTGCTCGACGAGGCCGCCGAAGACGCGCTCGCCGCCGGTGCAGAGGAGATCGCCGCCGAGCTTCGTCGTGTGATGAACGCCGACGCCGACCTCGACCCCGAAGACCTCTTCCGGTTCGTGCGAGCGGAACGCTCGCCGCAGCTCGACGAGCAGTG